From Gammaproteobacteria bacterium, a single genomic window includes:
- a CDS encoding peptidogalycan biosysnthesis protein has protein sequence MNLLHYSVIQSLEDVDPDEWNALGGIDNPFVSYEFLAALERHDCVGETFGWYPHFVVGHDEAGHLRAAMPMYAKNNSYGEFVFDWSWADAWERNG, from the coding sequence ATGAACCTATTGCACTACTCCGTCATTCAAAGCCTGGAAGACGTCGATCCCGACGAGTGGAACGCGCTCGGCGGGATCGACAATCCCTTCGTCAGCTACGAATTTCTCGCCGCGCTGGAACGCCACGATTGCGTCGGCGAAACCTTCGGCTGGTATCCGCACTTCGTCGTCGGACACGACGAAGCAGGTCACCTGCGCGCGGCCATGCCGATGTACGCCAAGAACAATTCCTACGGCGAGTTCGTCTTCGACTGGTCCTGGGCGGACGCCTGGGAACGCAACGG
- the trxB gene encoding thioredoxin-disulfide reductase, translated as MSDPKHCRLLILGSGPAGYTAAVYAARANLQPVLVTGLEQGGQLMTTTDVDNWPGDNDGVMGPDLMERMRKHAERFETEIIFDHIHLVELDQRPFKLTGDSGTYTCDALIIATGASAMYLGLESETHYKGKGVSACATCDGFFYRNQKVAVIGGGNTAVEEALYLSNIASEVYLVHRRDQLRAEKILQSQLLEKARNGNIKLVWNHTLDEVLGDDSGVTGMRVRSTLDDSTQDIDVHGVFIAIGHRPNTQIFEGQLEMKGGYIKVKSGNDGGATAASVPGVFAAGDVMDHVYRQAITSAGTGCMAALDAERYLEENKD; from the coding sequence ATGAGCGACCCCAAGCACTGCCGGCTTCTGATCCTCGGTTCCGGCCCCGCAGGCTATACCGCCGCCGTTTACGCGGCGCGCGCCAATCTCCAGCCTGTGCTGGTTACCGGACTGGAACAGGGCGGGCAGCTCATGACCACCACCGACGTGGACAACTGGCCCGGCGACAATGACGGCGTGATGGGGCCCGACCTGATGGAGCGCATGCGCAAGCATGCCGAGCGCTTCGAAACGGAGATCATCTTCGACCACATCCACCTGGTCGAACTCGACCAGCGCCCCTTCAAGCTGACCGGCGACAGCGGTACCTACACCTGCGACGCGCTGATCATCGCCACCGGCGCCTCGGCCATGTATCTTGGCCTGGAATCGGAAACCCATTACAAGGGCAAGGGCGTATCCGCCTGCGCGACCTGCGACGGCTTTTTCTATCGCAACCAGAAGGTCGCGGTGATCGGCGGCGGCAACACCGCGGTCGAGGAGGCCCTGTACCTGTCCAACATCGCCAGCGAGGTCTACCTGGTGCATCGCCGCGACCAGCTGCGTGCCGAGAAGATCCTGCAGTCGCAGCTCCTGGAAAAGGCGCGCAACGGCAACATCAAGCTGGTCTGGAACCACACCCTCGACGAGGTCCTGGGCGACGACAGCGGCGTGACCGGCATGCGCGTGCGCAGCACCCTGGACGACAGCACGCAGGATATCGACGTGCACGGTGTCTTCATCGCCATAGGGCACCGCCCCAACACCCAGATCTTCGAAGGCCAGCTGGAAATGAAGGGCGGCTACATCAAGGTGAAGAGCGGCAACGACGGCGGTGCGACCGCCGCCAGCGTGCCGGGCGTATTCGCCGCCGGCGACGTCATGGACCACGTCTATCGCCAGGCCATCACCTCGGCCGGCACCGGCTGCATGGCTGCATTGGATGCGGAACGCTACCTCGAAGAAAATAAGGACTGA